The DNA segment GGAGATCGGCCGGCGTCGCTAGCCCCTCGGGGAGCAGCAGGAGCACGCGGGCGCCCTCCTGCACCTCGAGGCGGTGGCCGGCCATGTCGCCGGAGGAGGAGACGATGGCGAGCGGCGCGCGCTTGGGCACGCGGTAGCCCTCCGCGCGCACGCTCGCGGCGCCGACGAGGACGACGTCGGCCTGCGCGCGGATGACCCCGAGGATCGTGCGGTCGACGCGGTTGGTCAGCGTCTCGCTGGTGCCGTCGGAGCCGATGCTCGAGCCGTTGACGCTCGCGATCATGTTCAGCCGCACGCGGACGGCGGCGCCGGGGAGGTAGGCCGCCTCGATCGCCGCTCGCGCGCCGTCCTCGCCGAGGCGGATCGGCTCGCCGGCGGGGACGAGCGGCTGCAGGATCACGGTGCCGGGCTCTCGCGCGAGGCTCAGGCGGCCAGGTGGGCGCGGATCTGCCGCTTGGTGCGGCCGAGCAGCGCGCTCATCCCGCGCAGCCGCAGCGGCGAGACCGCCTCGGACAGGCCGATGGTCTGCGGGAAGTCGTCGGGAACCGCGAGCACCTGCTCCGGCGTCAGGCCGTCCAGGCCCTGGGCGAGGATCGAGGCGAAGCCGCGGGTGGTCGGCGCCTCGCGCGGCGCGGTCGCGTGCAGGTGGATCACGTCGCCGTCGAACTCGACGACGATGAAGACCGGCGACTGGCACTCCTCGACCCGCTCGAACAGGTCGGGGTGATCGCGGTAGCGCTCGGGCAGCTCGGGGAGATCGTTCGAGAACTCGAGGAGGAGCTGGAGGCGCTCCGGCTTCTCGAGGGCGAGGAACTCGTCGCGGATCTCGCGGAGCGCGGGGCCGAGCAGGTCGGTGGCGGGGGTGTCGGTGGTCATCGCTTCCATTCTTCCCTACGCGGGGACGACGGGGCAGGACGCCGAGGGCCCCGGCACAGGTGTGCACGGGGCCCTCGGGTCGCGGTCGGAGCGGGCCGGTCAGCGGGGCGCGGGGGCCTCGCCGGGCTCGGCGCCCTGGACGATCGGGACGCGGACGGCGCTGCCCCACTCGGTCCAGGAGCCGTCGTAGTTCTTGACGCCCTCGAAGCCGAGGAGGTGGGTGAGCACGAACCAGGTGTGCGAGGAGCGCTCGCCGATGCGGCAGTAGGCGATGACGGTGTCGCCGTCGGCGAGGCCGGCGCCGTCGCGGTAGATGCCGTTCAGCTCGTCGAGGGAGCGGAAGGTGCCGTCCTCCGCCGCGGCCTTGCCCCACGGCACGTTCTGCGCGCTGGGGATGTGGCCGGCGCGCAGGGCGCCCTCCTCCGGGTAGGCCGGCGCGGTGGTGCGGGCGCCGGAGAACTCCTCGGGGGAGCGGACGTCGATCAGCGGGTTGCCGAAGTGGGCGAGCACGTCCTCCTTGAAGGCACGGATGTCCTCGTCGCGGCGCTCGACCGCCGGGTACTCGACCGAGGCGGGGCTCGAGGCGTCCGTGGTGGTCGGTCGGCCGTCGGCGATCCACTTGTCGCGGCCGCCGTCGAGCAGGCGGACGTCCTCGTGGCCGAAGAGGGTGAAGACCCAGAGGGCGTAGGCGGCCCACCAGTTGTTCTTGTCGCCGTAGATGACGACGGTGCTGTCGCGGGCGATGCCCTTGGCGCCGACGAGCGCGGCGAAGGCGGCGCCGTCGATGTAGTCGCGCTGCACCGGGTCGTTGAGGTCGGTGTGCCAGTCGATCTTGACCGAGCCGGGGATGTGGCCGGTCTCGTAGAGGAGGACGTCCTCGTCGGACTCCACGACCACGAGGCCGGGGGTGCCGAGGCGCTGCTCGAGCCACTCGCCGCTGACGAGTCGTTCGGGGTGCGCGTAGGCGGCGAACTTCGGCGACGGATCGAGTTCAACGGGCAAGGGGGACCTCCAGGATGGTGCGCGGGGCGCAGACGTGGTTCTCGGATGGGCGGCGGTGCGGGCGGGCTACGCTGGAGACCGCCCTCAGCGACAGTACGCGCCCTCGTGCGCGGGTGCACGGACGGCCCCGTAAGAGTTCGACACAGTGCCGCCGGCGTCCGCCGCCGTGCGGCTCGACACAGTACTGCGACCCTGGATGCGAGACCGCGTGACCCCCGACGACGTCCGTTCGACGAGCAGCCTGACCGCGCGCTCGCCGCAGATCAGCGGCCACGAGATCGCCTCGACCCTGGTGCCGCCGCGGCAGTTCGAGGGCGCGACCTTCGAGAGCTACCGGCCGGACCCGGAGTACCCCTCGCAGGCGGAGGCCGTCGAGGCGCTGCGGGCGTTCGCGGCCGGCGGCGGCTCCAAGGGCGGCGGCGGCGGCTTCCTCGGCTTCGGCCGGAGGAAGGCGCCCGCGGTGAAGCCCGGCGTCTACCTCGACGGCGGCTTCGGCGTCGGCAAGACCCACCTGCTCGCGGCGATCTGGCACGCGGTGCCCGGCCGCACCTACTTCGGCACCTTCATCGAGTACACCGCCCTGGTGGGCGCCCTCGGCTACGCGGCGACCGTGTCCCTGCTCAAGGGCTCGGCGCTGCTCTGCATCGACGAGTTCGAGCTGGACGACCCGGGCGACACGATGCTGATGACCCGGCTGCTGGGCGAGCTGGTCGCCTCCGGCACCCGCATCGCGGCGACCTCGAACACCCCGCCGAACGCGCTGGGCGAGGGGCGCTTCGCCGCCGCGGACTTCCTCCGCGAGATCCACGCGATGGCCGAGCACTTCCAGACGATGCGGATCGACGGCACCGACTACCGCCGCCGCGACATCGAGGGCCACGCGGTCACCCGCTCGGACAGCGCGATCGACGAGCTCGTCGCCACGGCCCCCTCCGGCGCCGTCGTCACCGACGACTCCTTCCGGGCCGCGGTCGACCACCTCGGCTCGGTGCACCCCTCGCGCTACATCAAGGTGATCGACGGGGTCGACGCCATCGTGCTGCGCGACGTCGCCACCCTCACCGACCAGACGGACGCGCTGCGCCTCGTCGCCTTCATCGACCGCGTGTACGACGCGCAGATCCCGGTGCTCGCCTCCGGCGTCGCGCTGGACGAGGTCTTCGGCGGCGACATGCTCAGCGGCGGCTACCGCAAGAAGTACCTCCGCTCGATGTCGCGCCTGATCGCGCTGACCTCGATGCGGCCGTTCGCCTGACGACGGACCGGCTCCTGACGACGGACCGGCTCCTGACGACGGACCGGCTCCTGACGACGCGACGGCGCGCGGCGTCGGTCCTCCGCGGCATCTCCCCGGCTCGTGCGCGGGGGATCCGCGGCGCGCTGTAACGCACTGTTCACACGGGAGCCGCGCTCGTAACATCCGCGAAACCTCGTGCCGCACGGGTCGTAACGTCGCGCGGCCAGACTGTCGGCTACCCGAGGTGACCCGACACCCCGCGTCCTCCGAGACGCCGTGTCTTCGGGGTCGTGCAGCGACTGCCGGCCCGCATCGGGCTCTGCACTGCCCTCACTCACGACTCTGCTTACTCACGAGAGGTTCAACAATGGATCAAGGCAATACCGCGTTCATGCTCCTGGCGGCGGCGCTGGTCCTGCTCATGACCCCCGGGCTCGCCTTCTTCTACGGCGGTCTGGTCCGAGCGAAGAGCGTCATCAGCATGATGATGCTGAGCTTCGGCGCGATGGGCCTGATCGGCGTGCTGTGGGTGCTCTACGGCTACGCGATCACCTTCTCCAACGCCGGTGTGGGCGACTTCGTCGGCATCGACGGCGTCCTCGGCATCGACCTCAGCCAGCTCGGCCTCGCCGGTGCCTACGCCGAGGCCCGCGGTGACATCGAGTCCGCGTACCCGACGCTCGCCTTCGCGGCCTTCCAGGCCACCTTCGCGATCATCACCGTCGCGCTCATCTCCGGCGCGATCGCCGACCGCGCCAAGTTCGGCGCGTGGATGGTCTTCGCCGGCGTCTGGGCGACCATCGTCTACTTCCCGGTCGCCTCGTGGGTGTTCAACTTCGCCCTCGACCCCGAGACCGGCGCCACCTCGGACGGCGGCTGGATCGCCTACAACGTCGGTGCGATCGACTTCGCCGGCGGCACCGCGGTGCACATCAACGCCGGTGCGGCGGCCCTCGCCCTCGCCCTGGTCCTCGGCAAGCGCGTGAACTTCACCAAGGGCGCGCACCAGCCGCACAACCCGCCGTTCGTGCTCCTCGGCGCCGGTCTGCTCTGGTTCGGCTGGTTCGGCTTCAACGCCGGCTCCGAGCTCGCCGCCGACGGCATCGCCGCGATCGCCTTCCTCAACACCATCGCCGCTCCGGCCGCCGCCATCATCGGCTGGCTGATCATCGAGAAGATCAAGGACGGCAAGCCCACCTCGATCGGCGCCGCCTCCGGTGCCGTCGCGGGTCTCGTCGCGATCACCCCGGCCTGCGCCGTGCTTTCGCCCTTCTGGGCGATCGTGCTCGGCCTGATCACCGGTGCCGTCTGCGCCCTGGCGATCGACCTCAAGTACAAGCTCGGCTACGACGACTCGCTC comes from the Rathayibacter festucae DSM 15932 genome and includes:
- a CDS encoding dihydrofolate reductase family protein encodes the protein MILQPLVPAGEPIRLGEDGARAAIEAAYLPGAAVRVRLNMIASVNGSSIGSDGTSETLTNRVDRTILGVIRAQADVVLVGAASVRAEGYRVPKRAPLAIVSSSGDMAGHRLEVQEGARVLLLLPEGLATPADLPRGVEVVPVPATGGRMSVDAILAALRALGLERVVCEGGASLSGQFLASGRVDELCLTTAPRVVLPGLPVASTGQRVDDSYALTSLAADDAGFTYARWTRTG
- a CDS encoding SufE family protein; the encoded protein is MTTDTPATDLLGPALREIRDEFLALEKPERLQLLLEFSNDLPELPERYRDHPDLFERVEECQSPVFIVVEFDGDVIHLHATAPREAPTTRGFASILAQGLDGLTPEQVLAVPDDFPQTIGLSEAVSPLRLRGMSALLGRTKRQIRAHLAA
- a CDS encoding sulfurtransferase produces the protein MPVELDPSPKFAAYAHPERLVSGEWLEQRLGTPGLVVVESDEDVLLYETGHIPGSVKIDWHTDLNDPVQRDYIDGAAFAALVGAKGIARDSTVVIYGDKNNWWAAYALWVFTLFGHEDVRLLDGGRDKWIADGRPTTTDASSPASVEYPAVERRDEDIRAFKEDVLAHFGNPLIDVRSPEEFSGARTTAPAYPEEGALRAGHIPSAQNVPWGKAAAEDGTFRSLDELNGIYRDGAGLADGDTVIAYCRIGERSSHTWFVLTHLLGFEGVKNYDGSWTEWGSAVRVPIVQGAEPGEAPAPR
- the zapE gene encoding cell division protein ZapE, whose product is MTPDDVRSTSSLTARSPQISGHEIASTLVPPRQFEGATFESYRPDPEYPSQAEAVEALRAFAAGGGSKGGGGGFLGFGRRKAPAVKPGVYLDGGFGVGKTHLLAAIWHAVPGRTYFGTFIEYTALVGALGYAATVSLLKGSALLCIDEFELDDPGDTMLMTRLLGELVASGTRIAATSNTPPNALGEGRFAAADFLREIHAMAEHFQTMRIDGTDYRRRDIEGHAVTRSDSAIDELVATAPSGAVVTDDSFRAAVDHLGSVHPSRYIKVIDGVDAIVLRDVATLTDQTDALRLVAFIDRVYDAQIPVLASGVALDEVFGGDMLSGGYRKKYLRSMSRLIALTSMRPFA
- a CDS encoding ammonium transporter; its protein translation is MDQGNTAFMLLAAALVLLMTPGLAFFYGGLVRAKSVISMMMLSFGAMGLIGVLWVLYGYAITFSNAGVGDFVGIDGVLGIDLSQLGLAGAYAEARGDIESAYPTLAFAAFQATFAIITVALISGAIADRAKFGAWMVFAGVWATIVYFPVASWVFNFALDPETGATSDGGWIAYNVGAIDFAGGTAVHINAGAAALALALVLGKRVNFTKGAHQPHNPPFVLLGAGLLWFGWFGFNAGSELAADGIAAIAFLNTIAAPAAAIIGWLIIEKIKDGKPTSIGAASGAVAGLVAITPACAVLSPFWAIVLGLITGAVCALAIDLKYKLGYDDSLDVVGVHLVGGLIGTLYIGFFGTDVGLFLTGDASQLGKQALAAFTVLIYSFVLTYAIGWVIQKTIGFRVKNEDEIAGIDTAIHGEAGYVLAD